One window of the Labilibaculum sp. genome contains the following:
- the surE gene encoding 5'/3'-nucleotidase SurE: MSELKVKPIILVTNDDGLNAKGIKALVAMVKDFGDIYVVAPNRTNSGKSNSITVEIPIRIKKVRDEENLHIYSCKGTPVDCVKLALNKILPRKPDFLVSGINHGANTSVSVLYSGTMGAAIEGCINGIPSIGFSLNVFDADADFTQSVKYGRKIFANLLQNGLASGVCLNVNFPKDEIKGIRVCRQAVGRWNEEFDHRQDPFGGDYYWLTGHFKNAEPHNEETDEWAIKNGFASVVPTQIDMTAHALLEDLKKWNYEV, translated from the coding sequence ATGAGCGAACTGAAAGTGAAACCAATCATACTTGTAACGAATGACGATGGTCTTAATGCCAAAGGAATAAAGGCTTTGGTGGCTATGGTTAAAGATTTTGGCGATATTTATGTGGTAGCGCCAAATCGGACAAATTCCGGTAAATCGAATTCCATCACCGTTGAGATTCCTATTCGAATTAAAAAAGTTCGGGATGAGGAGAACCTTCATATTTATAGTTGTAAAGGAACTCCTGTTGATTGTGTTAAGCTTGCATTGAATAAGATTTTGCCAAGAAAACCTGATTTTTTGGTTTCCGGGATTAATCATGGTGCAAATACATCAGTAAGTGTTTTATATTCCGGCACTATGGGTGCTGCTATTGAAGGTTGCATAAATGGCATTCCGTCTATTGGTTTTTCCTTGAATGTATTTGATGCTGATGCTGATTTTACTCAATCTGTTAAGTACGGGCGTAAAATATTTGCAAACCTGCTGCAGAATGGATTAGCATCCGGTGTTTGTTTGAATGTGAATTTCCCTAAAGATGAGATCAAAGGCATTCGCGTATGCCGCCAGGCTGTCGGCAGGTGGAATGAAGAATTTGATCATAGACAGGATCCTTTTGGAGGAGACTATTACTGGTTGACCGGACATTTTAAAAATGCAGAACCTCATAATGAGGAAACCGACGAGTGGGCCATTAAAAATGGATTTGCGTCTGTGGTTCCTACTCAAATTGACATGACAGCACATGCTTTATTAGAGGATTTAAAAAAATGGAATTATGAAGTCTAG
- the pheT gene encoding phenylalanine--tRNA ligase subunit beta — MKVSYKWLKDYIDIDLTPAEMDDILTQIGLEVGGIEKIQSIKGGLEGLVIGEVKTCIPHPNSDHLSITSVDVNGEELLPIVCGAANVAAGQKVVVATVGTVLYDGDESFTIKKSKIRGEVSLGMICAEDEIGVGTGHEGIMVLPAEAVVGTAAATYFNVEDDIAIEIDLTPNRIDGASHIGVARDLAAYLKQQKEIEYKMPSVEAFTVENNNTPIEVVVENQKACHRYSGVCVSGITIAESPEWLQNRLKAIGLKPINNVVDITNFVLFETGQPLHAFDYSKIAGNKVIVKTLAGGTQFTTLDETKRELNENDLMICNAEEPMCIAGVFGGLKSGVSAATTSVFLESAYFDSVSVRKTARRHGLNTDASFRFERGTDPNNTIYAMKRAALLIKEIAGGSISSEVIDIYPNPVADFKVEVSVDRIERLIGKKIGKETIKNILTALEIGIEKEDGDALNLLVPPYRVDVKREADIVEEVLRIYGFNNVEVPGKVNASLSYAPKPDEHKLRNTIADLLSYAGFNEIMNNSLTKASYYEGLESLKIENTVRIFNPLSSDLNAMRQSLLFGGLECVAYNINRRNSDLKFYEFGKSYQHFKNEENENPVDNYFEKEHLSVFMCGNKTAANWNLKEEPTNFFHMKAFTENVLKRLGFQIEKLRITETENDQFTEGLSYGVKKKVLVEVGMVSGKILKAMDIDVPVYYADFDWETLIGEASKNKVAYTEIPKYPAVKRDLALLIDKATSFAEIKTIAFNCEKSMLKSVSLFDIYEGEKLGADKKSYAVSFILQDTEKTLEDKQIDKIMQKLIKSYEKQLGAQIR; from the coding sequence ATGAAGGTATCGTACAAATGGCTTAAAGATTACATTGATATTGATCTTACGCCTGCTGAAATGGATGACATTCTAACTCAAATTGGTTTGGAAGTTGGTGGAATCGAAAAAATTCAATCCATTAAAGGTGGTTTGGAAGGTTTGGTTATTGGTGAAGTGAAAACCTGTATTCCCCATCCAAATTCGGATCATTTGAGCATAACAAGTGTTGATGTGAATGGCGAAGAATTATTACCAATTGTTTGTGGTGCTGCTAATGTAGCCGCAGGACAAAAAGTAGTAGTAGCTACCGTTGGAACTGTTTTGTATGATGGAGACGAAAGCTTTACCATTAAAAAATCGAAGATCAGGGGCGAAGTTTCCTTGGGTATGATTTGTGCCGAAGACGAAATTGGTGTTGGTACTGGTCACGAAGGAATTATGGTTCTTCCTGCCGAAGCTGTAGTTGGAACTGCTGCTGCAACCTATTTCAATGTGGAAGACGATATTGCCATTGAAATTGACCTGACTCCTAACCGTATTGATGGTGCATCGCACATTGGTGTAGCCAGAGATTTGGCCGCTTATTTAAAACAACAAAAAGAAATCGAATATAAAATGCCTTCGGTTGAAGCTTTTACTGTTGAAAACAACAATACTCCAATTGAGGTTGTTGTTGAAAACCAAAAAGCCTGTCACCGTTACTCTGGTGTTTGTGTGAGTGGTATCACCATAGCTGAATCGCCGGAATGGCTGCAGAACCGCTTGAAAGCAATTGGCTTAAAACCAATCAATAACGTGGTGGACATCACCAATTTCGTATTGTTTGAAACAGGTCAGCCATTGCATGCTTTCGATTACTCGAAGATAGCAGGAAATAAAGTAATCGTAAAAACCTTAGCTGGCGGCACTCAATTCACTACTCTTGACGAAACAAAAAGAGAATTGAACGAAAACGACTTAATGATTTGCAACGCTGAAGAGCCAATGTGTATCGCGGGTGTATTCGGAGGATTAAAATCAGGTGTTAGTGCAGCAACGACTTCTGTATTTCTTGAAAGTGCTTATTTCGATTCAGTATCTGTTCGTAAAACGGCTCGTCGTCATGGCTTAAATACCGATGCTTCTTTCCGTTTTGAACGGGGAACCGATCCCAACAATACCATTTATGCTATGAAACGTGCAGCTCTTTTAATTAAAGAGATTGCAGGCGGCAGCATTTCATCTGAAGTGATTGATATTTATCCAAACCCGGTTGCCGATTTTAAAGTTGAGGTAAGCGTTGATCGTATCGAGCGTTTAATCGGCAAAAAAATTGGAAAGGAAACTATCAAAAATATTTTAACTGCTCTTGAAATTGGTATCGAAAAAGAAGATGGTGATGCATTAAACCTTTTGGTGCCTCCATACAGAGTAGATGTAAAACGTGAAGCTGATATTGTAGAAGAAGTACTGCGCATTTATGGTTTCAACAATGTTGAAGTTCCCGGTAAAGTAAATGCATCATTAAGCTACGCTCCAAAACCAGATGAGCACAAGTTAAGAAATACCATTGCTGATCTGTTGTCGTATGCTGGTTTCAACGAGATCATGAACAATTCGCTAACCAAAGCTTCTTACTATGAAGGATTGGAAAGCCTGAAGATTGAAAATACCGTTCGTATTTTCAACCCGCTTAGTTCCGATTTAAATGCCATGCGCCAGAGCCTCCTGTTTGGTGGCCTGGAATGTGTCGCTTACAATATCAACCGCCGAAATTCAGATTTAAAATTCTATGAGTTTGGTAAATCGTACCAGCACTTTAAGAATGAAGAAAACGAAAATCCGGTTGACAATTATTTCGAAAAAGAACACCTAAGTGTTTTTATGTGCGGAAATAAAACAGCGGCAAACTGGAATCTGAAAGAAGAACCTACCAACTTCTTCCATATGAAAGCTTTCACTGAAAATGTGCTGAAACGTTTGGGATTCCAGATCGAAAAATTAAGAATTACCGAAACCGAAAACGACCAGTTTACCGAAGGCTTAAGCTACGGTGTTAAGAAAAAGGTATTGGTAGAAGTTGGAATGGTAAGTGGCAAGATTCTAAAAGCAATGGACATTGATGTTCCTGTTTACTATGCTGATTTCGATTGGGAAACTTTAATTGGAGAAGCTTCTAAAAACAAAGTTGCTTACACCGAGATTCCTAAGTATCCTGCCGTTAAACGCGATTTGGCTTTACTTATCGACAAGGCAACCAGCTTTGCTGAAATTAAGACTATCGCTTTCAATTGTGAAAAGAGCATGCTGAAATCTGTATCTCTGTTTGATATTTATGAAGGCGAAAAACTAGGTGCTGACAAAAAATCATACGCAGTGAGTTTCATTCTTCAGGACACTGAAAAAACATTGGAAGACAAGCAAATTGATAAAATTATGCAGAAACTGATTAAGAGCTACGAAAAACAATTGGGAGCTCAAATCAGATAA
- a CDS encoding helix-turn-helix transcriptional regulator translates to MEVKEFYSTDEKQLARFAKALSHPVRIYICDLLSKQTCCYSGDLAEEVPIARSTLSQHLKELKNAGLIQGEITPPKIKYCLNKENWAMAQKLFKEFFK, encoded by the coding sequence ATGGAAGTAAAAGAGTTCTATTCCACCGATGAAAAACAATTGGCCCGATTTGCCAAAGCCTTGTCGCATCCTGTGCGCATTTATATTTGCGATTTACTTTCGAAACAAACCTGCTGCTACAGCGGCGATTTGGCAGAGGAAGTTCCCATTGCCAGATCAACCCTTTCTCAGCATTTAAAAGAACTAAAAAATGCAGGTTTAATTCAGGGCGAAATTACCCCTCCTAAAATTAAATACTGCCTAAACAAAGAGAATTGGGCAATGGCCCAAAAATTATTTAAAGAATTTTTCAAGTAG
- a CDS encoding DUF4395 domain-containing protein, which produces MSIVSFGEYIEGIDYKVLNEREVRASAGILFIMGLVAVVAGVFFQNYTPIPYVSGFMMLSFLISVFINPKYAPSNAIARLIVIKQEPIYIGAVQKRFAWSLGLAISSVVFFLSIPLQSDPTIFESVCMLCLLCMLLMFVETAFGICVGCQLYFLAVKLKLMKQPDVKPNCMGNSCEVQTAE; this is translated from the coding sequence ATGTCAATAGTGAGTTTTGGAGAATATATAGAGGGAATCGATTACAAAGTTTTAAACGAGAGAGAAGTTCGGGCAAGTGCAGGTATCCTATTCATAATGGGATTAGTTGCTGTTGTTGCCGGAGTATTTTTTCAAAATTATACGCCAATTCCTTACGTTTCTGGATTTATGATGCTAAGCTTCCTGATAAGCGTGTTTATTAATCCAAAATACGCTCCATCAAATGCTATAGCCCGATTAATCGTGATCAAACAAGAACCAATATACATTGGTGCCGTGCAAAAAAGATTTGCATGGAGTTTAGGATTGGCCATTTCATCGGTCGTATTCTTTTTATCAATTCCTTTGCAAAGCGACCCAACAATTTTTGAATCGGTTTGCATGCTTTGCCTGCTCTGCATGCTTTTAATGTTTGTTGAAACCGCATTTGGTATTTGTGTTGGCTGTCAGCTTTATTTTCTGGCCGTTAAACTAAAATTGATGAAACAACCGGATGTAAAACCGAACTGCATGGGCAATTCCTGCGAAGTGCAAACTGCAGAATAA